A window of Cryptomeria japonica chromosome 3, Sugi_1.0, whole genome shotgun sequence contains these coding sequences:
- the LOC131045697 gene encoding LOW QUALITY PROTEIN: peroxidase P7 (The sequence of the model RefSeq protein was modified relative to this genomic sequence to represent the inferred CDS: inserted 1 base in 1 codon) → MACSSWTVMKTWVSLSFIASILCCSGVYAQLTPNFYNKTCPQALPIVKAAITQALAQEARMGASLLRLHFHDCFVNGCDGSILLDDTATFKGEKSAGANANSARGFEVIDNIKTQIEKVCSGVVSCADILAVATRDSVVQLGGPSWNAMLGRRDSRTASLSGANSNLPGPTSSLXLISAFRAQGLSAKDMIALSGAHTIGQSRCQFFRSRIYNESNIDKAFAASLQKNCPFNGAGDSNLAPLDSTTANGFDNNYYKNLRSQKGVFHSDQELFNGGSADAQVTTYSTNQQAFFTDFAAAMVRMGNIKPLTGTQGEIQKNCRRIN, encoded by the exons ATGGCCTGCTCGTCTTGGACAGTAATGAAAACTTGGGTATCTCTATCCTTTATAGCCTCAATCTTGTGCTGTAGCGGGGTGTATGCTCAGCTTACTCCAAACTTTTACAACAAGACGTGTCCGCAGGCATTGCCTATAGTCAAAGCAGCAATAACGCAAGCGCTGGCCCAAGAAGCCAGAATGGGAGCTTCTCTTCTCCGCCTTCACTTCCACGACTGTTTTGTTAAC ggatgcgaTGGATCTATTCTCTTGGACGACACCGCGACTTTCAAAGGAGAGAAGAGTGCTGGAGCCAATGCCAATTCGGCCAGGGGATTCGAGGTGATAGATAATATCAAGACCCAAATTGAGAAGGTTTGCAGTGGAGTTGTATCCTGCGCTGATATTTTGGCAGTGGCCACTCGCGACTCTGTTGTCCAA TTGGGAGGTCCAAGCTGGAATGCAATGCTTGGAAGGCGAGATTCGAGGACTGCTAGTCTGAGTGGAGCAAACAGCAATCTTCCAGGCCCCACTTCGAGCC CTCTCATCTCAGCATTCCGAGCCCAAGGACTGTCTGCGAAAGATATGATCGCTCTTTCAG GAGCTCATACCATTGGTCAATCCCGTTGTCAATTCTTTAGAAGTCGGATCTACAATGAATCCAACATAGACAAGGCATTTGCAGCTTCTTTGCAGAAAAATTGTCCCTTCAACGGTGCTGGTGACAGTAACCTCGCACCCTTGGACTCCACGACAGCTAATGGTTTCGACAATAACTATTACAAAAATTTGAGATCTCAGAAAGGCGTTTTCCATTCCGACCAGGAATTATTTAATGGAGGATCTGCTGATGCTCAGGTGACAACATACAGCACCAATCAACAAGCCTTTTTCACAGATTTTGCCGCTGCAATGGTGAGGATGGGAAACATCAAGCCTCTTACTGGAACACAGGGAGAGATTCAAAAGAACTGCAGAAGAATAAATTAA